The sequence TTTATCAAATGTATACGCCAGCCTCCAGATATTTAACAGGCGCTTTGGATATGCTCAAAAAATACGATCCCAAAGCTAAAAAAATTGCCATTATCTACGAACAAAGTGAATTTGCAAAAGCAGTATGTGATGCAGCAAAAGATTATGCTAAAAAGCATGGTTTTAGTGTAGTTATGTTTGAAGCCTATACTCCAAATACAACAGATTTTAGTGCATTTCTAAACAAAATGTCATCGCTTAAGCCAGATGCATTAATTGGCGGTGGTCACTTTGCTGACGGTGAAACACTTGCAAAGCAGGTTTATGAGCAAAAAATGCCTCTTAAATTAATATCACTAATAGTTGCACCAGCAGTTCCAAAGTTCAAAGAAATTGGTGAAGCTGCTTTGTATGTAACAGCTCCTTCACAGTGGGAACCAGAAGTTTCATACTCACCAGAAAATGCTAAAAAATTAAAATTGGCTTACTATGGTCCAAGCGTAAAGTGGTTTACAGATAACTATAGAAATGCTTATAAACAAGAACCAGGTTATCACGCAGCAGGCGGTTTTGCATCAGCTTTGGTACTTCAAAAAGCCATTGAAGAAACAGGCACGCTAGATTCTAACAAAATAAAGCAAGCGCTTGATAGAATGAACATTATGACATTTTACGGACAGATAAAATTTGCACAAGGAAAATACCATGGTCTGCAGATTGGCCATGAGATGGTATATTTGCAATGGGTAAAACACAATGGTCAAATATCAAAAGAAATTGTATGGCCACTTGCAGCTGCTAATACAAAGCTTGTATTTCCATACAACATTAAATTCAAAAAGTAAGCTTGTGTTATGTTAGTTTATGTAAATGCTGTAATTAGTGGTGTTCTTATAGGTTTAGCCTATGCTATTGCTGCATTGGGCCTAAACCTAATATGGGGCGTGATGAAAGTAATAAATTTATCTCATGGAGCTTTTATA is a genomic window of Desulfurella sp. containing:
- a CDS encoding amino acid ABC transporter substrate-binding protein, yielding MKRIIVFLMIVSFALFSTKALAKDNIVIGFTTSLTGKLNAESKAQLQGIQLWVNNVNKNGGIYVKSLGKKLPVALKYYDDESNKERVQQLYVRLINNDHVDFLISPYSSDLTATAAIIAQQYGKIMISTGAAADDIFSKGFSVVYQMYTPASRYLTGALDMLKKYDPKAKKIAIIYEQSEFAKAVCDAAKDYAKKHGFSVVMFEAYTPNTTDFSAFLNKMSSLKPDALIGGGHFADGETLAKQVYEQKMPLKLISLIVAPAVPKFKEIGEAALYVTAPSQWEPEVSYSPENAKKLKLAYYGPSVKWFTDNYRNAYKQEPGYHAAGGFASALVLQKAIEETGTLDSNKIKQALDRMNIMTFYGQIKFAQGKYHGLQIGHEMVYLQWVKHNGQISKEIVWPLAAANTKLVFPYNIKFKK